The following nucleotide sequence is from Dromaius novaehollandiae isolate bDroNov1 chromosome Z, bDroNov1.hap1, whole genome shotgun sequence.
GCACTTCCAAAGAAGGTAGGACCTGGGGCTGGGAGAACACGAGGCTGCGTGGCTCTGCTGAAGCCTGCACCCAGTGCAGGGAGCTGGGTTCTTTGAGGCTGTTTTTTGTGAATGGGAGGTTTGTGATGGAGTCCAACATGCTGTCCTatccccccccaggagccccagagCCCCCAACCCCTCATTACAACAACTCCATCCTCTGTGACATGGTGCTGCTGTCCCACCTGCATTTCTTGTCCAGTGTGGCCACTGACTTCCCGGGCATGAAGGATGGACTGGCCCTTCTCAAAGTATGGCTGCACCAGCGACAGCTCAGCAAGGTATGCTCTGTGCCAGGGGACGAGGCAGGCTCTGCTCACGTGGCTCACCTGGCCTTGGCCTGTTCACCTCCCTTCTTATGGGTGGAAAGGTGATGGTTTGGCTTTTGTGGGTTGTGTGTTGGCTTAGGGGTCTGATATGAGCTGAGTTAGGTTTCAAGGAGCTCCATCTTGCTCTGTGGAGTGTGATGGGTCTGCATGAACTGGACACTTGTACTTCTTTGAGATTCCAGGAGTGATGCAGTGTTTTGGGGAACTCATCTGTTTCCCAAAGGACCATGGGTCCTGCTTCTTGTATAAGGCCTTGCCTCTGCCTCTTCCTGGCTGGGCTGGGGCTTTGGGGCTGCCCTGCTGGTGGTGACAGTGGTCAGGAGCAGCCTTGAGGAGTAAGCACTGAGGCTTGCAGTGCCTTGCTGAGCTCTCCCTGATTCAACTATCTCTGTTTTTGCAGGGCTTAGGCTGTTTCAATGGCTTCTTGGCCTCTATGCTTGTGGCCTATCTGCTGACAAAACGCAAGATCGTTAAGATGATGAGTGGGTACCAGGTGCTGAGGAATGTTCTGCAGTTCCTGGGTGAGTTTCCAGAGGTGTCTCTGGGCAGGGAGAGGCTGGTGTCAGCAGAGCCTCTGCATGAAGCATGTCCTTAACCTTTGTGTACTGGGCTCAGCAGGTACAGAGCTGGAGGACCAGCTGGGGCTGTTCTTGTAGGATCATCTTGTGCAGCTGTGAGCCAGCTGACAAGAGCTATATCCTACCTCTGAGAAGGGAGAGCAGGAAGGTTACCAAGCAGGGTAATTTCCAGGGGCAGAAAAGGaagttattttgtttgtgtttctctGCTGGCACCAGGAATGGGCCCAACTGTCCTGGGTAGAGTATCCCTCCCTGGTGAGAGATGAAACCTCTGTTATTCCTcagtatcaaaacaaaaaatcGTTGCAATACTGTGAAATGTACACAGAAGGGCTGTAGGGGAAGCTGGAAtccctttcctctcctgccaGCCCTACTCGCTTCCTGCTGAGTGGCTCTTTCCAACAGATGGCAGTGGGTAAAGCCTGTCCCTGGGGTTCATTCAGTGCCAGAGTCTCTGGTGCCTAGGGGTACTGGACCACTCCCCATCCCTCAGTGTGGAACATGTGGGCTCAGCTCCTGACCAGaatggggtgggggaaaggggaTCACTGCTTTTGTCCCACTGACGGTGGGGTGGTGGGGCCCTGTGGGTGGGAAAGGACAGGAGGGGATGCGGCAGCAGAGCAAGGATGGATGGAGTGGCTTGGTGATGGACAGGTAGGCCACAGCACGAGGTAGAGGCCAGCATCATGTTTTAGCACTCTTTAGAGTTGTTGGACTGCAACGGTACTGGCATGTGGATGTACCACCCTCACTGGTGGGGGAGATGTGGATGACAGCGTGACTTGTTCCTTCCTCTCTGTCCACAGCCACCACAGACTTGAGCGTGACAGGGATCAGCCTAGTGAAGGATACGGACGCCTCCCTCGTAAGCAACCTTCAGGGAGGGCTTGTGGCCGTGTTTGACTGTCAgctgtgctgctggtgctgtggggctgccctggcaaGGATGTATCCAGCGGCCTGGTCATTGTTTTAGGGACTTGGGGTGGAGGTGAGGTGGTGGTGTCTTGATGTCCGTGCTGCGCTGTGGCACTAAGGACTGCGTTTGCTCTTCCAGCCTTCCCTGGATGACTTTCACCAAGCTTTTGAAGTGGTTTTTGTGGATCCCTCTGGGCTGGTGAACCTCTGCGCTGATATGACTGCCAGCAAATACCACCAGGTACCAGCAGATTATGAAGGCATCCTGAGATGCTGTTCTAGGATCCAGGACCAAACAGGagctctctcctttcctgtaCCCACTGCCAATACGAGGCTCTTCTGCTCACAAACAGATGACTTCTGTTAAAAGAGTTGCTGAGCCCCATGGCCTGGGACAGCTGTGTGTCCATGGTGTGGATGATGCAGTCCTGCCCTGTTGGCTGGCTTCTGAAGCTGACTTTGTAGAGGTTACGCACTAACCTTCTGTCATGCTCACTGAATTCTTGGGACAAAGGAAATGTAcatatggtttttttttttgtttttgttttttaaaccttatTCACTTTCTGTGTTAATAATAGAAAGCCTTGTGCCAGAAAACGACCTCCTCAGCCGTATGACGGCACCCTGAGggacagcagggctgcaggggcaggagggagggaaggtgaTGGAATGAATTACTGCCTAATTTGCTTCCATCACTCAAGTGAGCTGACACAGGCGGAGGGTGCTTAGACATCTCAGAGAAGGATGTTGGACATGGGGAGGCGGTTCAGTGCTGCATTTTAAGCCTTTAACAAACACCCCCAGCTCTGAAGCTTAGAAGGGAATTTTAAGATTTGGATTTAGTGCCACCTTACCTTTCCTGCTTATAAGATGGAGGgaagctcttttcttctttgtgggcATCTCTGGGTGAAGCCAAAAGCTGTTTAACAGAAATAACTGTTTTGGAGCAGAAGAAGCCTACACTGATTGCAAGAATGCCTAGAAGGGTCATATAGCTGGCAGCAAGCACTGGTCACTTAGCTTCCATCCTCAGCACAGAGCCATCTGGGATTGATGTCTGCTGGTGACTACAGAGCTGGGGTGACCATGGTTGACTGCAGACTGTTGGTGACTGCTGCTGGAAGGATTTGCTTTCCACCTCTTTCCTCCCATTCATGCCTCTGCTCTGTGTCGTCTCTTCACTCAGGTCCAGTTTGAAGCAAAGAGCTCCATGGAAATTCTGGATGACAGCACTGTGGATGGCTTCCAGGTGCTGCTCATGACTGCAAAGCCCATGCTTAGAGCCTTTGACCACATCTTCCAGTGAGTGTCCTTGTGCTGGTGGGGTGATCCTGAACAAGTCTGTTCAGAAAGGAGTGGGTTGCTTCCGGTTTCATACCAGGGTGGATGTGGGACCTGCCTTGTGGGAAATGGCCCCGATAGCTCTGCGATAGACATTGGTGCCTCTTGCATTCAGCCCTTCCGCTTTGATTGCCTGGACATTGTCTTGGGAGGAGGGGGGCTTCTGTCAATGCTTTGGCCTATGAGGAATGGTGACTGTCCCAAAAACCAGGATTTCCCATAGTACATCCTGAGAGAGTTGGGGATCCTGGCCTCACAGTGATGTAACGCAGTGCTTCTTCTCATAGCCCCCATCCTGGGCCAGGGACCCTCTGTTTCTCACTTTATCCATCCTCCAGCATCTTTCTCAGGAGGAATTTGGTGGAGGAGGCAGGAGTGAGCGTGACTGGCTGTTCTCCTTCTCTAGCCTGAAACATGTCTCCAAGCTGCAAAGTGCCTGCAAGAAGATGCAGCTGCTGAATGAGCTGATGGATCGAGGTGGGAACTACGTGGCTGCAGCCCTTCCATTCATTGTGTCGCTGCTGTCCCGCGGGCTGGCTGGGAGAGCACTGCTGGTGGCTCACTCCTTGCCCCAGACCCCTGAGGTAACACAACTGAGCAGGGACTTTGCTTGACATTGCATCCCCTGTTGTGCTTGGGATCTCTTGCAGCACTGCTGGGTGCAGGGAGGGGATCTTTGATCACTGCAGGATGGAAGGAGTCTGTCCCCTCTATGGGGGGTGCGTAGAGGATCTGAGGCTGGGGGACTTTGACTAGagtgctggctgcagccaggaagACTTCGTTTGGGCAGAAGTCCCTGCCCAGCATTGGGGCAGGGTGAAGACAACTGTCTTTCTCATCAAGGAGACCAATTAAATGACTTCCGCCCAGATGGGCACCTGAGAGTATGTCCTGCTTAGCAGGAGGTTTATCTAGTGGTCCAATATCCTGGCAGATGCGACTCCAGCAAAGTCATCTCTCCTTGTGTTTCATATTCCCTGTTCCTGTTCAGTGGCCCATTGAAGCCGAGCCCCCAAAGCACAAAGATGTTGGGCCCCTGGCATTTGGACTCCTGTTTGTCCCAGAGTTTGCTGCCAGTACGTTGGAGAAGGGACCACAGGCTGATCGTCCTGAGGTAAGGAGAGCCTTCCTTATCTGGGAGAGGATGGTGGTGGATGAGGGAGATCTGTGCAGCTTGAGAGTGCCTGTCAGCACATCCTGCCATGCTCAATGCTGGGTGCCTGCCATGGATGAACTGCTCAGGgccaaggagcagcagcagtttgagCAAGTGGCAGCAGGCAGACCACTGAGTGGCTGCTAATGTCCTTGAGACATCTTGGTGAAGTGAAGGGGGTTAGAGGAAGGCCTCCAGGAGTGGGGAGGCTTCTTGGTCTGGCAGGGGAGATGGTTGGCCAAGCAGGCATGAGTAGGAGGAGAGGGGGATGTGATGGAAATTTTGATGGGGCGGAGCCTGCATTTCTCTCCTGTTAACAGACACAGGCAGAAActgggctggggagctggagcgAAGCTGGCACTGTGCTATGGCTGCAGATGGCCGTAGGGGCGGCCGGCAGTCACAGGAGCGCTTCGGCTGACCTGAGCTGTCACCTATGGCTCTGGCACCATCAATGTCTCTCTGCAGGCCCAGGACTTCCGGACCTTCTGGGGGGAGAAGTCTGAGCTGAGGCGGTTCCAGGATGGCACCATCTGTGAGGCAGTGGTGTGGGAGGCAAACACTGTGTGCCAGAAACGCCTCATTCCTGAGCAAATTGTCAGGCACCTCCTGTGGCTGTAAGTAGCTCTGAATAGGGCCAAATGGCAGCCGTGGCTGGGAGACCTATGGTTGTGGGGGgtcactgctgctctgcatggcttATGCTGCATCTATAGTGCCCTTGAGGTAACACTGTTGTCAGATCAGGTCTTGGGGGACTTTGTGGGTTGTTTCAGCTTTGTGAAGCAAGGAAGTCATTTCAGCTTTCTGGTCTGGATGTTCCTTGCTGCTTCCCAAGAGAATGTGGTGAGGGCAACTATGTGACATTGTAGCTGGCATTTGTGGTACTGCTAAAGGCAAGGAGGCAGAGTGGTTCTGCCTTTACAGATGGATGTTGAGACACTCATCACTGGCAGAGCTGAGAAGAGAACCCATCTGGACCATATGGTTTGTTTTATGAAATCCTATGAGACCCTGTAGTGGTCCACAAGGCTGGGTCTACCTAAAGCAGTGGAAAACCTCCCTGTAGCGGTTGAGACCTACTGCCAAAAATGAGACCCTCTTGTGAAGAATGAGGGGATTGCTTGGGCCTTTTTATACCTACTTGAGGAGAGGTCCTGGAAAGAATGGCTGCACGTTGGCAGCTTTGGCTGTGAATCCTATGAAGCTGTGTGAGTTGCTGTGCCGCTTTGGATAGGCGGTCTGGGCATGGGAGGAATGCACAAAGATCTTGGCGTTCTCCTTACCATGACTTTCCCATATAGGAAGGTCTTCCTTGGGTTTGGACTGGCCCTTGCCTATGGGTGCTGCAAGCAATGTCAGCATGGCTTGGGTGATGTGTCCTGGCTCTAATGCTCTCTTGTCTTCCTTCATGTAGCCATGCAGACATTCCTGAATCCTCTATCTGTTACACAGGAGCCCTGCTGGAGTCTGTGATCAAGACTGGACAAGAGGTACAGTTGCTTCCCCAGTTCCAGACTGGGCTGTAGGTTTCTTAGGGAAGGGAGGTATGGGAAGAGCTATGGGGAATTAATTTTAGATTTGTGGTCCTGAGGCTCATAGCTGGTTCCCAAAAAGGATAAGGAAAGCGCTTGTCTGCAAACACTGAGGCATCCAGCGCAATGCTCTCAGATCTGAGCTTTTTGTGTTACACCAAAGCAGGGAGTCACATTTGGGACAGGATACTAGTTTCTATTGCTTGTGGCGTGAGAGGCAGTGTAATTTGTCTGTGCAAGCTAGCCTGCAGTGAGCAAAGCTGGTAAACCCATGATGAGGGGGATGCTCTTTTTTGGATTGAGGATTTAGGGGTCTGATCTCTACCAGTCCTTGAGGAACAAAGGAGAAATTCGCTCTTGTGGGCAGGGGTGTCTGACCATACTCCTCTAGTGGCTGTAGCTTCTGTGCAAACAGCCTGGGGAAGCCTGCAGTGGTCAAGGGATGGGATGGAGGAGAGAAGATGGACTATAGAGATTGGAAACCTCTTATGGGTTAGGATTTTGTCATTCACAGCACACCCTGCAGAGGGTGCTGCTGGTCTGCTGTAAAATCCAGACTGGTTGGATACATATATATAGCTTGATTCAGCCGCATCTGAGCAGTCCGTGTCTGTTCTTATTCCTCATTTAGGCTTCTCTGCTGTACTTCAGGGTGGGGGGAGCAGCAGGACAACAGAAATTCTCCTTTCTGTGCATCTTAAATGCCCTCCCCAGGGCTTTCAAGCTGCTCtggatgtttccttttcttccttgttgtttttgctgtgctTCACAGCTCTGCCATGGCTAAGGATGTAGTCTGAGCAGTTTCTGTTAACTGCTGCCTCTGGTGGTATTGGTATGCAGAAGGGAGGCAGTAGCAGTAGCATCTTGCCATGGCCAATACATGATCTCTTCTCACCTTCCAAGTCACTCTTGGCTTCTCTCTTTACAGGGCAGAGCAGCGGCAATACAGTTCTTCGTGTTGCCGTAGTGTTTTTACAGGAATTCATTTTGCTTGCCGCTTGATAAGCAGCCACTGGGATGCCTGTGACTGCTGGGTAGCCACAAACAGATTTGCTCTTGGCTTTCCTCTTTCCTATTTCTCCCCACTTGCTGAGCGTGCTTGCAAAAAGCTGCTCTCTGAGTGGCAGTCCTGGCTCCTTGGTGCTCAGTTGCCTCtccaggcagagagggaggcaagATCAGTGCCAGTGCTCATCTCCTTGGGGGCGGGAGATGCAAACTGAGAGACTCTCTGGGTGTCTGCAGGCCTCGGGGACCGGCGAGGAGGCCATGGTCAGCGTTGTCTGCTCGTATGATGACTTGAGCCGCAAGCTCTGGAACCTGGAAGGGCTGCCGCTGACAGTGACGGCTGTGCAGGGTGTTCACCCGGCGCTTCGGTACACAGACGTGAGTGCTCCTAGGTGCAGCCTGCGTGCTGTGGATACAGCAAAGAGCTGAGGGGaggccctggccctgctgaaTTTCGGAGTGCAGGGAGACACAGAATTAGTCTGTGCCTTTGTGCCTACTGAGAGGTTTTGCAGTACCTCTTTTATGCTGTCGCATCCCTGGGGCTGTCTGTGCAAAGGCTGGTCAAGCCCTCCGTGTCAGGGGGCTTTGCTGAGGTGGGAGGGCTTGGGGTCAAGGGGTGCGCTTTGCTGCATGGGCTCTGCTCACTGCTCTAAGTCCCTTGCTGATGCTCTATCCCAGGTCTTCCCTCCTATTCCCATGAAGCCGGTTTATTCCTTCCATACCAGAATCAGGAACAAAGATTTGCTGCTTCCCTCGGAGGACAAGCCTTGCCCAGCCTACATATCGCCTTTGAAAGGTAAGTGGGGAGAGATGTGGGCAGGAGATGATTCACTagaagggagcagagggaggaggcAACACTAACTCAGTTACTGCTCTGTTTGTGTGTCACAGGTGGGACCAGAGCCCTGGCTCCCCCTGCTTTTGTGCTGTGACCTCTAGTCCCTGCTACATCCTCTAACACCTTGTTTCTCCTTGGGGTTCACTGGCCTCCTTTTGTCCCTTTGCCCTCAGTCGTGTGCCACATGGAAGGCAGTGGCCGGTGGCCGCAGGACAAAGAAGCCATCAAGCGAATCAAGGCGGCTTTCCACCTCCAGCTGGCtgagctgctccagcagcagcaccattTGATCTGCAGGCCTGCAGTCACCCATACCGATGTGTACAAGGTAGGGGAGCGGTAGAGGTCTACTCTATAGTTGCAGAGTGATGGTGCCTTGTTACTGAAGAGGAAGGCAAGGGTAGTTATGGGAGTGGTCATTGCCCGTGCTGGACCCGGTAAAGAACATGGGAATATTTTGTGCTGAGGCTAGGATAGTGCTGCATCTGTGCCTGGGGTGCAGAGTAGCACAGCAGCCTGCATATATTGCTGCCAAGCCTGACTTCACCTTCTGCCCCTGTCTCAGGATGGCTATGTTTTCCGTCTCCAAGTGGCCTATCATCGAGAGCCCCTAATCTTGAAGGAAGTCGTCACTCCAGAAGGGATGCTGAAGTACCAGGACACAGAGGAGTCTCAGCAGCTGGAACTGGAGACCTTGCATCTGCCTTATCTAACCAGCTCCCTGCATGGGTAGGCAAGGCAGAGTGTTTGGGATGCCTGGGTGTAGGACATGTCCTGTGGCTGCGAGCTGGTGTGGAGGTGTCTTTGGATGATGGAGGGTGATGGTGCAGAGAAGAGTTCACTGTAGAAAGGGAAGAGGTCCCTCAGCCTTCCTTGTGAGCCAGGAAGACTTCtgagggagggggtggggggggagggcaaATGTGGGTATGGGAGAGAGCTGGTTGTCCTGCTTGTCAGATGTTTCCCTGTACCACTCACTGGTACAGGGAAACAAGTACCGAACCGCAGCACAGTTACAGGGGAGCATGTGGTAGCATTACCCTTTTGTTCTCTCAAAATGCAACACCCACAAGAGAGCCCTGTGCTTGTGCCACGGAACGCACGTCCCTGGCAGAGAtttgcttctctcttctctgttgAATGCCAGAAGGGCAGTTTGGGTCCTAGGATGTCTCAGCTGAACAGTCATGgatgcttttctctctcctcacaggctccagcagcagcaccctgccTTTGGCAGCACCTGCCGGCTGGCCAAGCGCTGGGTCAGCGCCCAGCTCCTGAGTGACCACATCTCCGACGAGTGCGTGGACCTCCTTGTGGCATACCTCTTCCTCCACCCGGCCCCCTTCACTCCGCCCAGGTGAGGATGGGGAACCGAAGCTGACCGGATGGGGATTAACTGCCTTTTTCCTTGCTCAGTGTGCAGATAGGATGAAGGAGTGAGGAGGgatgctgccagggcaggaggtgctgagagagctggtccGTCCACTGGCATGCAAAAGCGAATAGGAGGACCCTGTAATGCCGGAAAGCTGTCCCAAGCTCTGCTGGGTGCAGCTGGTTGGAGAAGGCAGAGGTTGTTGGTGCTGCTGGGCCTCATCTATCCCTTGCCCCAAGTGCCGCTGTGCTGGAGAGTGAGTGGGGTGAAGCAGTGGGCTGCCAGCTGCAGTGGTGGCTGTGTGCTCACCTGATAAGGATGGGAGCCACTGTCCTTTTGGCCTCTGAGTACAGGCAGTGCCTCCATGGCACCATCACAGCGCAGTGGCCTAAGATGCCTCTTTCCAGATGTGGTGTACGTGAGAGTCTGGTCTTCCTCTGCTATGGGGCAGGATCAACTGCTAGGGGTGTTTTGTGCCTTTGAGGACTAATGGGACTCTTTGGCCTGTGGGGAACAGCTGGGAGAAGTAGAGATGACGGATGCATGGTGGTTAGCAGCATGCTGATACTCCTGGGTTCCCTGGGAGTGATGTTATGGCggtgctggctgctgcagcc
It contains:
- the LOC135325146 gene encoding nucleolar protein 6-like isoform X2, producing the protein MAVGQQQQQQRRWRRRRRRPDQGGGTEGAAGPGPPPAPGGGQRGDCASQGPEGAEAAAGGQRGAGRGRKRPPAAGLLQPVKLSRAELYKPPTSEELQQLKETENLFHSSLLRLQIEELLKEVTLKETKKKRIDAFLHDINTLLSSIPETSETDLTDQAWLPKGVKVPFLQVPFSVKGRFRFLPPAELKVVGSYLLGTCIKPEINVDVAVTMPREIFQDKDNLNQRYHRKRALYLTYIAHHFSKEKLFGSVTFAYMNSNHLKPILLLRPQGKDEKLVTVRLHACPAPDFFKPSRFYPSKNNVRTAWFMEQSTSKEGAPEPPTPHYNNSILCDMVLLSHLHFLSSVATDFPGMKDGLALLKVWLHQRQLSKGLGCFNGFLASMLVAYLLTKRKIVKMMSGYQVLRNVLQFLATTDLSVTGISLVKDTDASLPSLDDFHQAFEVVFVDPSGLVNLCADMTASKYHQVQFEAKSSMEILDDSTVDGFQVLLMTAKPMLRAFDHIFHLKHVSKLQSACKKMQLLNELMDRGGNYVAAALPFIVSLLSRGLAGRALLVAHSLPQTPEWPIEAEPPKHKDVGPLAFGLLFVPEFAASTLEKGPQADRPEAQDFRTFWGEKSELRRFQDGTICEAVVWEANTVCQKRLIPEQIVRHLLWLHADIPESSICYTGALLESVIKTGQEASGTGEEAMVSVVCSYDDLSRKLWNLEGLPLTVTAVQGVHPALRYTDVFPPIPMKPVYSFHTRIRNKDLLLPSEDKPCPAYISPLKVVCHMEGSGRWPQDKEAIKRIKAAFHLQLAELLQQQHHLICRPAVTHTDVYKDGYVFRLQVAYHREPLILKEVVTPEGMLKYQDTEESQQLELETLHLPYLTSSLHGLQQQHPAFGSTCRLAKRWVSAQLLSDHISDECVDLLVAYLFLHPAPFTPPSSPQVGFLRFLNLLATFDWKNSPLIVNLNAALTDADCTEIKNKFVAARSRLPIMFIATPKDKWTSMWTKERPSAQILQRLLVLASESLRALEEQLMDPLSSQDVKDAFSDLALFFYDKHGGEVITVLWKPLSFQPQPFKVSSMKGRMVTTLNNELVCVPNVEAILEDFEVLGEGLVKRVEARTEKWTI
- the LOC135325146 gene encoding nucleolar protein 6-like isoform X1 yields the protein MAVGQQQQQQRRWRRRRRRPDQGGGTEGAAGPGPPPAPGGGQRGDCASQGPEGAEAAAGGQRGAGRGRKRPPAAGLLQPVKLSRAELYKPPTSEELQQLKETENLFHSSLLRLQIEELLKEVTLKETKKKRIDAFLHDINTLLSSIPETSETDLTDQAWLPKGVKVPFLQVPFSVKGRFRFLPPAELKVVGSYLLGTCIKPEINVDVAVTMPREIFQDKDNLNQRYHRKRALYLTYIAHHFSKEKLFGSVTFAYMNSNHLKPILLLRPQGKDEKLVTVRLHACPAPDFFKPSRFYPSKNNVRTAWFMEQSTSKEGAPEPPTPHYNNSILCDMVLLSHLHFLSSVATDFPGMKDGLALLKVWLHQRQLSKGLGCFNGFLASMLVAYLLTKRKIVKMMSGYQVLRNVLQFLATTDLSVTGISLVKDTDASLPSLDDFHQAFEVVFVDPSGLVNLCADMTASKYHQVQFEAKSSMEILDDSTVDGFQVLLMTAKPMLRAFDHIFHLKHVSKLQSACKKMQLLNELMDRGGNYVAAALPFIVSLLSRGLAGRALLVAHSLPQTPEWPIEAEPPKHKDVGPLAFGLLFVPEFAASTLEKGPQADRPEAQDFRTFWGEKSELRRFQDGTICEAVVWEANTVCQKRLIPEQIVRHLLWLHADIPESSICYTGALLESVIKTGQEASGTGEEAMVSVVCSYDDLSRKLWNLEGLPLTVTAVQGVHPALRYTDVFPPIPMKPVYSFHTRIRNKDLLLPSEDKPCPAYISPLKVVCHMEGSGRWPQDKEAIKRIKAAFHLQLAELLQQQHHLICRPAVTHTDVYKDGYVFRLQVAYHREPLILKEVVTPEGMLKYQDTEESQQLELETLHLPYLTSSLHGLQQQHPAFGSTCRLAKRWVSAQLLSDHISDECVDLLVAYLFLHPAPFTPPSSPQVGFLRFLNLLATFDWKNSPLIVNLNAALTDADCTEIKNKFVAARSRLPIMFIATPKDKWTSMWTKERPSAQILQRLLVLASESLRALEEQLMDPLSSQDVKMVFRPPLDFYDVLIHLNPNQIPRHLESVDRPVKSFSRGVVKNSVGVKILFPVVDYDPVQCYLQELRDAFSDLALFFYDKHGGEVITVLWKPLSFQPQPFKVSSMKGRMVTTLNNELVCVPNVEAILEDFEVLGEGLVKRVEARTEKWTI